A region from the Micrococcus cohnii genome encodes:
- a CDS encoding enoyl-CoA hydratase-related protein, with product MSENPENVILTETDGRVGVITLNRPAALNALNRATMHAVVEAAEAFDADPQIGAILVLGSEKAFAAGADIKEMKDKSFAEMYASDWFRDWERLGRVRTPLVAGVTGYALGGGCELAMMADVLIAGPGTRFGQPEIQLGVIPGMGGSQRLTRSVGKAKAMDMVLTGRQVGGEEAERMGLVSRLVDDEAVQQTAREVAATIAGFSTPSAQKAKEVVAAAFETPLQQGLVHERRVFHSLFATQDQQEGMDAFTEKRPPRWSQR from the coding sequence ATGAGCGAGAATCCCGAGAACGTGATCCTGACCGAGACCGACGGCCGCGTCGGCGTCATCACGCTGAACCGGCCCGCGGCCTTGAACGCGCTGAACCGGGCGACGATGCACGCCGTCGTCGAGGCCGCCGAGGCGTTCGACGCCGACCCGCAGATCGGCGCGATCCTGGTGCTGGGTTCCGAGAAGGCCTTCGCCGCCGGAGCGGACATCAAGGAGATGAAGGACAAGTCCTTCGCCGAGATGTACGCCTCGGACTGGTTCCGGGACTGGGAGCGCCTGGGCCGTGTCCGCACGCCCCTCGTGGCGGGGGTGACCGGATACGCGCTCGGCGGCGGCTGCGAACTGGCCATGATGGCCGATGTGCTGATCGCCGGCCCCGGCACCCGTTTCGGCCAGCCCGAGATCCAGCTGGGCGTCATCCCCGGCATGGGGGGTTCGCAGCGGCTCACTCGCTCGGTCGGCAAGGCCAAGGCGATGGACATGGTGCTCACCGGTCGCCAGGTCGGCGGAGAGGAGGCCGAGCGCATGGGCCTGGTGTCCCGGCTCGTGGACGACGAGGCGGTGCAACAGACGGCCCGCGAGGTCGCCGCCACCATCGCCGGCTTCTCCACACCGTCCGCCCAAAAGGCCAAGGAGGTCGTCGCGGCCGCCTTCGAGACGCCGTTGCAGCAGGGCCTGGTCCACGAGCGCCGAGTGTTCCACTCCCTGTTCGCCACCCAGGACCAGCAGGAGGGCATGGACGCGTTCACCGAGAAGCGCCCGCCCCGGTGGTCGCAGCGCTGA
- the mmsB gene encoding 3-hydroxyisobutyrate dehydrogenase — MTENTAAPSGTAETPDVPENVRRVAFLGLGNMGGPMARNLVAAGVRVSGFDPVPEAVEAARGAGVEIAESGPDAVRQADVVITMLPHGRLVRSAYVGAEGSGAEENAEGLLDAVRPGTLFVDCSTIDIAEAQDIARLTEAAGFAAVDAPVSGGVVGAEAGTLAFMVGAADEAFARAEPLLRIMGARIVHCGGHGMGQAAKICNNLMLAITQIGAAEAFVLGERLGLDPQVQYDVMSQSTGQSWAVNVNCPVPGPVPASPANRGFEGGFMGALMAKDLGLALSALNREGVDAVLGRTCQRLYAAFAAGEGADQDFSGIIETVRADAASASLEAASPTQDAAQTDHAENGVDREDRT, encoded by the coding sequence ATGACCGAGAACACCGCCGCACCGAGCGGGACCGCAGAAACCCCCGACGTGCCGGAGAACGTCCGCCGCGTGGCCTTCTTGGGCCTGGGCAACATGGGCGGCCCGATGGCCCGGAACCTCGTGGCCGCGGGAGTCCGGGTGAGCGGGTTCGACCCGGTTCCCGAGGCCGTCGAGGCGGCCCGCGGCGCGGGCGTCGAGATCGCCGAGTCTGGCCCCGACGCTGTCCGCCAGGCCGACGTGGTGATCACGATGCTGCCCCACGGTCGACTCGTGCGCTCGGCCTACGTCGGCGCCGAGGGCTCCGGCGCCGAGGAGAACGCCGAGGGCCTGCTGGACGCCGTACGCCCCGGGACGCTGTTCGTCGACTGCTCCACGATCGACATCGCCGAGGCGCAGGACATCGCGCGGCTCACCGAGGCCGCCGGCTTCGCCGCCGTGGACGCGCCGGTCTCGGGAGGCGTCGTCGGCGCCGAGGCCGGCACCCTGGCGTTCATGGTCGGCGCAGCGGATGAGGCGTTCGCCCGCGCCGAGCCGCTGCTGCGGATCATGGGCGCACGGATTGTGCACTGCGGCGGCCACGGCATGGGCCAGGCCGCGAAGATCTGCAATAACCTGATGCTGGCGATCACGCAGATCGGCGCCGCGGAGGCCTTCGTGCTCGGTGAGCGCCTCGGCCTGGACCCGCAGGTGCAGTACGACGTCATGAGCCAGTCCACGGGCCAGTCGTGGGCCGTGAACGTGAACTGCCCCGTCCCGGGCCCCGTCCCGGCCTCGCCGGCGAACCGCGGCTTTGAGGGCGGGTTCATGGGCGCGCTGATGGCGAAGGATCTTGGCCTGGCCTTGAGCGCTCTGAACCGCGAGGGCGTCGACGCGGTCCTGGGCCGCACCTGCCAGCGCCTGTACGCGGCGTTCGCGGCGGGCGAGGGCGCTGACCAGGACTTCTCCGGCATCATCGAGACCGTGCGCGCCGACGCCGCGTCGGCCTCGCTGGAGGCCGCCTCCCCGACCCAGGACGCTGCACAGACCGACCACGCCGAGAACGGCGTCGACCGAGAGGACCGGACATGA
- the treZ gene encoding malto-oligosyltrehalose trehalohydrolase gives MSAPWLESVARGRPAAFAVWAPHAHQVELVLVAAAPGTLHAAADGPVVGHRWPVDAVVPMRRHVAPVEAADDYAGWWVPDAPLDPTLAAVGADPSAAQPDVLPGYGYRVDGADPVPDPRSRWLPDTVHGPSRPDPAADFAWSDRAGEPGGWTGPDGVLADPDLPQGGGLRGAVLYELHLGTFTPGGTLDSAIERLPHLSRLGVTHVELLPVNAVDGPHNWGYDGVAWYAVNQAYGGPAAYRRFVDAAHAAGLGVVQDVVYNHVGPSGNYHGVFGPYTGGGNTGWGDGLNLDGPDSDEVRRHVLDNIAMWIEEFHVDGLRLDAVHALVDSRAVHLLEEAAALADRLCARLGRPVPLMAESDRNDPATVLPRAGGPGGEATSAGLGLAGQWADDVHHAIHVAVTGETHGYYADFASLSCLETTARGVFLHDGRHSSFRGRRHGRPVPDAVPAEAFVVSIQNHDQVGNRAAGDRTGASLSEGALAAAAALLLTGPGTPMLFMGEEFAASTPFPFFTSFPDEDLAEAVRTGRRREFAAHGWDPAAVPDPQAPETFASAVLDWQETDRGRGARILACYRELIGLRRSLPALTNPDRSATVVTVDEQRRHVRWDRSGVAPPTATAQHASTGQTVTLLAALGDAPMTVPRDLREARVLVGHGDDGPLTSGVPPRTVSAPGFVLLG, from the coding sequence ATGAGCGCGCCCTGGCTGGAGTCGGTCGCCCGGGGCCGGCCCGCCGCGTTCGCCGTGTGGGCGCCGCATGCGCACCAGGTCGAGCTCGTCCTCGTCGCAGCGGCCCCGGGGACCCTGCATGCCGCCGCCGACGGCCCGGTCGTGGGACATCGCTGGCCCGTCGACGCCGTCGTCCCGATGCGCCGGCACGTCGCTCCAGTCGAGGCGGCCGACGACTACGCCGGCTGGTGGGTCCCCGACGCACCGCTCGATCCGACCCTCGCCGCCGTCGGCGCGGATCCGTCCGCGGCGCAGCCGGACGTGCTGCCCGGATACGGTTACCGCGTCGACGGGGCCGACCCCGTCCCGGACCCGCGCTCGCGCTGGCTTCCGGACACCGTGCACGGACCCTCCCGCCCGGACCCGGCCGCCGACTTCGCCTGGAGCGACCGGGCCGGCGAGCCTGGCGGCTGGACCGGCCCCGACGGCGTCCTCGCCGACCCCGACCTGCCGCAGGGCGGCGGCCTGCGTGGCGCCGTGCTCTACGAGCTGCACCTCGGGACATTCACGCCCGGTGGAACGCTCGACTCCGCGATCGAGCGCCTGCCGCACCTGAGCCGGCTCGGCGTCACCCACGTCGAGCTGCTGCCGGTCAACGCCGTCGACGGGCCACACAACTGGGGGTACGACGGCGTCGCGTGGTACGCGGTCAACCAGGCCTACGGCGGCCCCGCCGCCTACCGACGCTTCGTCGACGCCGCCCACGCGGCCGGGCTCGGCGTCGTCCAGGACGTCGTCTACAACCACGTCGGCCCCTCGGGGAACTACCACGGCGTGTTCGGGCCCTACACGGGCGGCGGGAACACGGGGTGGGGCGACGGACTCAATCTCGACGGCCCCGACTCCGACGAGGTCCGCCGCCACGTGCTCGACAACATCGCGATGTGGATCGAGGAGTTCCACGTCGACGGACTGCGCCTGGACGCCGTCCACGCTCTCGTCGACTCCCGCGCCGTGCACCTGCTCGAGGAGGCCGCCGCGCTCGCCGACCGGCTCTGCGCCCGTCTGGGCCGACCGGTGCCGTTGATGGCCGAATCCGACCGCAACGACCCCGCCACCGTCCTGCCCCGCGCCGGCGGACCCGGCGGCGAGGCCACCTCCGCCGGCCTCGGCCTGGCCGGGCAATGGGCGGACGATGTGCACCACGCGATCCACGTGGCCGTCACCGGTGAGACGCACGGCTACTACGCGGACTTCGCCTCGTTGTCCTGCCTCGAGACGACGGCCCGCGGTGTGTTCCTGCACGACGGCCGACACTCGAGCTTCCGAGGCCGCCGGCACGGTCGGCCTGTGCCGGACGCGGTGCCGGCCGAGGCGTTCGTCGTCTCGATCCAGAACCACGATCAGGTGGGAAACCGGGCCGCCGGCGACCGCACCGGCGCGAGCCTCAGCGAGGGTGCGCTCGCCGCGGCCGCCGCCCTGTTGCTCACCGGCCCCGGCACGCCGATGCTGTTCATGGGCGAAGAGTTCGCCGCGTCCACCCCGTTCCCGTTCTTCACCTCGTTCCCCGACGAGGACCTCGCCGAGGCCGTTCGCACCGGCCGCCGCCGAGAGTTCGCCGCACACGGCTGGGATCCCGCCGCCGTGCCGGACCCGCAGGCGCCGGAGACCTTCGCCTCGGCCGTGCTCGACTGGCAGGAGACCGACCGCGGGCGCGGTGCCAGGATCCTGGCGTGCTATCGCGAGCTGATCGGCCTGCGTCGGAGCCTGCCTGCGCTGACGAATCCCGATCGTTCTGCCACCGTCGTCACGGTCGACGAGCAGCGCCGGCACGTGCGCTGGGACCGGTCCGGCGTGGCACCGCCGACGGCGACGGCGCAGCACGCGTCGACGGGACAGACGGTCACCCTGCTGGCCGCTCTTGGGGACGCCCCGATGACCGTGCCCCGGGACCTGCGCGAGGCGCGTGTGCTGGTCGGCCACGGCGACGACGGTCCGCTCACCTCCGGTGTGCCGCCGCGGACGGTGTCAGCGCCCGGGTTCGTGCTGCTCGGCTGA
- a CDS encoding DUF4032 domain-containing protein, with amino-acid sequence MVDSPPSGTTPASLRITAGGRANAGPAARLATLPWSVPLEQWPESVLAALPRGISRHVVRFAHLGETVVAVKETTEQLALHEYRLLRRLEHKDVPSVEPIAVVSGRVDADGEPLPAVLVTRHLRFSLPYRAAFSRTLRRETLVRLTDAMALLLVQLHLEGFFWGDVSLSNVLFRRDAGAFAAHLVDAETGELRPRLSDGQREHDLELARTNVGGELLDLTAGGMLDPDVDPADTADMLVESYRGLWAELTADTEFAPEEQWRVEERIRRLNELGFDVEEYALHPTDDGSRLVLRPKVVDPGHHQRRLMSLTGLDVQENQARRLLQDIESNRQANNPHLSEGEAAHRWLVNVFEPVLASIPDELSLKLEPAEIMHQLLEHRWYLSEAQQREVPFDDAVASYISTVLAARRDEDAVALHPTTTMLRAVPAPSSPGAGTADGSAEQHEPGR; translated from the coding sequence ATGGTCGACTCACCGCCCTCCGGCACGACGCCCGCATCGCTGCGCATCACCGCCGGCGGGCGTGCCAACGCCGGACCCGCCGCCCGACTCGCGACCTTGCCCTGGTCGGTGCCGCTGGAACAGTGGCCCGAGTCCGTGCTGGCGGCCCTTCCCCGGGGCATCTCCCGCCATGTCGTCCGCTTCGCCCACCTGGGCGAGACGGTCGTCGCGGTGAAGGAGACGACCGAACAGCTGGCCCTGCACGAGTACCGGCTGCTGCGTCGCCTGGAGCACAAGGATGTGCCGTCGGTCGAGCCGATCGCGGTCGTCTCGGGTCGGGTCGACGCGGACGGCGAGCCGCTGCCCGCCGTGCTCGTCACTCGGCACCTCCGGTTCTCGCTGCCCTACCGTGCGGCGTTCTCTCGGACCCTGCGCCGCGAGACGCTCGTCCGGCTGACGGACGCGATGGCCCTGCTGCTCGTGCAACTGCACCTGGAGGGCTTCTTCTGGGGTGACGTCTCCCTGTCGAACGTGCTGTTCCGCCGCGACGCCGGGGCGTTCGCCGCCCACCTGGTGGACGCGGAGACCGGCGAGCTGCGGCCCAGGCTCTCGGACGGGCAGCGCGAGCACGATCTGGAGCTGGCCCGCACGAACGTCGGAGGCGAGCTGCTGGACCTGACCGCCGGCGGCATGCTGGACCCGGACGTCGACCCGGCGGACACCGCGGACATGCTCGTGGAGTCGTATCGCGGCCTGTGGGCGGAGCTCACCGCGGACACCGAGTTCGCGCCCGAAGAGCAGTGGCGCGTGGAGGAGCGGATTCGCCGCCTCAACGAGCTGGGCTTCGACGTGGAGGAGTACGCCCTGCACCCGACCGACGACGGCTCACGTCTGGTGCTGCGGCCGAAGGTGGTGGACCCGGGCCACCACCAGCGGCGGCTGATGTCGCTGACGGGGCTCGACGTGCAGGAGAACCAGGCCAGGCGGCTGCTGCAGGACATCGAGTCGAACCGGCAGGCGAACAACCCCCATCTCTCGGAGGGCGAGGCGGCGCATCGGTGGCTGGTGAACGTGTTCGAACCGGTGCTCGCGTCGATCCCGGACGAGCTCTCCCTCAAGCTCGAGCCGGCCGAGATCATGCACCAGCTGCTCGAGCACCGCTGGTACCTCTCCGAGGCCCAGCAGCGCGAGGTTCCGTTCGACGACGCCGTCGCCTCGTACATCTCGACGGTGCTGGCCGCGCGGCGAGACGAGGACGCCGTGGCCCTGCACCCGACCACCACGATGCTGCGCGCGGTGCCCGCGCCGTCGAGTCCGGGCGCGGGCACCGCCGACGGCTCAGCCGAGCAGCACGAACCCGGGCGCTGA
- a CDS encoding acyl-CoA dehydrogenase family protein encodes MTAAPAPTVALPHSDLLELRGRLDVAERERLERIEEHLRTVVRPAVVEPWVQDRFTPELLPGLAELGLGHVFTDGSSPLFQGLVHATLARTDLSLSALVGIHNELIVATIATLGSEEQKRRWLPSLERFESLGAFCLTEPDHGSDIAGGLGTQARRTDDGWVISGSKRWIGAGTLAQVAVVWARDAEDGQIKGFLVPTDAPGYRARKIEHKTGLKIMQNADIVFDDVALPADAMLPGATSFAQANGLLLASRAWVGWQGLGAQQGVLEVLRDYALEREQFGKPLAGFQIIQQHLAEIAGNLCATAGMMAQIADLQEADRLTMLHAATAKATATRLARASAALGRDALGGNGIVADFEMTKIMNDVEAIYSYEGTYAINSLIAARALTGVSAFC; translated from the coding sequence ATGACCGCCGCGCCCGCCCCGACCGTCGCCCTCCCGCACTCGGACCTGCTGGAACTGCGCGGAAGGCTCGACGTCGCCGAACGCGAGCGACTCGAGCGGATCGAGGAGCACCTGCGCACGGTGGTCCGCCCGGCGGTCGTCGAGCCGTGGGTCCAGGACCGCTTCACACCCGAGCTGTTGCCCGGGCTCGCCGAACTCGGGCTCGGACATGTCTTCACGGACGGCTCCTCGCCGCTCTTCCAGGGCCTCGTCCACGCCACCCTGGCCCGCACGGACCTGTCGCTGTCGGCACTGGTGGGCATCCACAATGAGCTGATCGTAGCGACCATCGCGACATTGGGCTCGGAAGAGCAGAAGCGTCGCTGGCTGCCCAGCCTGGAGCGCTTCGAGTCCCTCGGCGCCTTCTGCCTCACGGAGCCCGACCACGGCTCAGACATCGCCGGGGGGCTGGGCACGCAGGCCCGACGCACCGACGACGGCTGGGTCATCTCGGGGTCGAAGCGCTGGATCGGTGCGGGAACGCTCGCTCAGGTGGCGGTTGTCTGGGCGCGCGACGCCGAGGACGGGCAGATCAAAGGGTTCCTCGTGCCCACGGACGCTCCGGGCTACCGCGCGCGGAAGATCGAGCACAAGACCGGCCTGAAGATCATGCAGAACGCGGACATTGTGTTCGACGACGTCGCCCTGCCCGCCGACGCGATGCTGCCGGGCGCGACCTCCTTCGCCCAGGCGAACGGCCTGCTGCTCGCTTCCCGTGCCTGGGTCGGCTGGCAGGGCCTCGGCGCCCAGCAGGGCGTCCTCGAGGTCCTGCGCGACTACGCGCTCGAGCGGGAACAGTTCGGCAAGCCCCTGGCCGGGTTCCAGATCATCCAGCAGCACCTGGCCGAGATCGCCGGGAACCTGTGTGCGACCGCGGGCATGATGGCGCAGATCGCCGACCTCCAGGAGGCCGACCGGCTCACAATGCTGCACGCGGCGACCGCGAAGGCGACGGCCACCCGCCTGGCCCGTGCCTCGGCCGCGCTCGGTCGGGACGCGCTCGGCGGCAATGGCATCGTCGCCGACTTTGAGATGACCAAGATCATGAACGATGTCGAGGCGATCTACTCGTACGAGGGCACGTACGCGATCAACTCGCTCATCGCGGCGCGGGCCCTCACCGGCGTCTCGGCATTCTGCTGA
- a CDS encoding DsbA family protein, translating to MGSNTPQQSRTQRAADSRARARQIQQDQIKREKRKRMAIVWGSVVATLAVVAVVVAFVLSNSAKDVPAAGQSSGSANKQGGIVLTASDALAEPKEKLAKDVDADSVDVPEEPPQEDPKTVPGAKKPGKDEPLHIIIYADLACVHCWDFEEQNAEAMKRWLDEGKVTVEYRLLNFLDSPGNKNYPARGANAAYCVAEKKPEAYNEFVSTLFGTFGDHQGQGLSDDEIEAEADKLGADIGDCMDDGTYRPMVNYTTAKARAAGVRGTPTVFVGEENMKTEMPQGQSFEQWVESKLDS from the coding sequence GTGGGATCGAACACCCCCCAGCAGTCGAGGACGCAGCGCGCCGCCGATTCGCGCGCCCGCGCCCGGCAGATCCAGCAGGACCAGATCAAGCGCGAGAAGCGCAAGCGCATGGCGATCGTCTGGGGGTCGGTCGTCGCGACCCTGGCCGTCGTCGCCGTCGTCGTCGCGTTCGTGCTCTCGAACTCGGCCAAGGACGTCCCGGCGGCCGGCCAGTCCTCCGGCTCCGCGAACAAGCAAGGCGGCATCGTGCTCACCGCCTCGGACGCGCTCGCCGAGCCGAAGGAGAAGCTCGCCAAGGACGTCGACGCCGATTCGGTGGACGTGCCTGAGGAGCCGCCGCAGGAGGACCCGAAGACCGTCCCGGGGGCCAAGAAGCCCGGCAAGGATGAGCCGCTGCACATCATCATCTACGCGGACCTCGCCTGCGTGCACTGCTGGGATTTCGAGGAGCAGAACGCCGAGGCCATGAAGCGCTGGCTCGACGAGGGCAAGGTGACGGTCGAGTACCGTCTGCTGAACTTCCTCGACAGCCCCGGCAACAAGAACTACCCGGCGCGCGGCGCCAACGCCGCGTACTGCGTGGCAGAGAAGAAGCCGGAGGCCTACAACGAGTTCGTCTCCACCCTGTTCGGCACGTTCGGCGACCATCAGGGTCAGGGCCTGTCCGACGACGAGATCGAGGCCGAGGCCGACAAGCTCGGCGCGGACATCGGCGACTGCATGGACGACGGCACCTACCGTCCGATGGTGAACTACACGACCGCGAAGGCCCGCGCGGCCGGGGTGCGCGGCACCCCCACCGTCTTCGTGGGCGAGGAGAACATGAAGACCGAGATGCCCCAGGGCCAGTCCTTCGAGCAGTGGGTCGAGTCCAAGCTGGACTCGTGA
- a CDS encoding CoA-acylating methylmalonate-semialdehyde dehydrogenase, with protein MPQVIEHFIHGERVSGDDQPTQDVFTPATGEVSAQVPLADAAAVDAVVDSAQRGFEAWSAVNPQRRARVLLEWVRLINEHADELARGIAREHGKTIPDAHGDIQRGVEVVEFAAGAPHLLKGEFTSNAARGVDVHSAREPLGVVAGITPFNFPAMIPLWKAGIALAAGNAVVLKPSERCPSVPLRLAELGLEAGLPAGALNVVHGGKEAVDALIDDQRVQAVGFVGSTPIAQAIYSRATSQGKRAQCFGGAKNHLVIMPDADIDQAADALVGAAFGSAGERCMAVSVAVPVGEQTADRLVAALRERMGSLRLGASDDGSADFGPVVTRAAKERIEELIGAGEAEGAELLVDGRGARVAGHEDGFYVGATLFDRVTPQMRVYREEVFGPVLCVVRAADYEEALRLPSEHEFGNGVSIFTSDGGAARDFATRVNVGMVGVNVPIPVPIAYYSFGGWKASGFGDLNQYGTDGLKFYTKTKTVTTRWPSGVREGASFVMPRGS; from the coding sequence ATGCCTCAGGTCATCGAGCACTTCATCCACGGCGAGCGCGTCAGCGGCGACGACCAGCCGACTCAGGACGTCTTCACCCCCGCCACCGGCGAGGTCTCGGCGCAGGTCCCGCTGGCCGACGCGGCCGCCGTCGACGCGGTCGTCGACTCGGCCCAGCGGGGCTTCGAAGCCTGGTCCGCGGTCAACCCGCAGCGCCGCGCTCGCGTGCTGCTCGAATGGGTGCGTCTGATCAACGAGCACGCCGACGAACTCGCCCGGGGCATCGCTCGTGAGCACGGCAAGACGATCCCGGACGCACACGGCGACATCCAGCGCGGTGTCGAGGTGGTCGAGTTCGCCGCCGGGGCGCCCCACCTGCTCAAGGGCGAGTTCACCTCGAATGCGGCCCGCGGCGTCGACGTGCACTCGGCCCGCGAACCGCTGGGAGTCGTCGCCGGGATCACCCCGTTCAACTTCCCAGCGATGATCCCGCTGTGGAAGGCGGGCATCGCGCTGGCCGCCGGCAACGCCGTCGTGCTCAAGCCCTCGGAACGGTGCCCGAGCGTGCCGCTGCGCCTGGCCGAACTCGGCCTCGAGGCCGGTCTGCCCGCCGGCGCGCTCAACGTGGTGCACGGCGGCAAGGAAGCCGTCGACGCGCTCATCGACGACCAGCGCGTGCAGGCCGTGGGCTTCGTCGGCTCCACCCCGATCGCCCAGGCGATCTACTCCCGAGCGACGAGCCAGGGCAAACGCGCCCAATGCTTTGGCGGCGCGAAGAACCACCTGGTGATCATGCCCGACGCGGACATCGACCAGGCCGCCGACGCCCTGGTCGGCGCGGCCTTCGGCTCGGCCGGCGAGCGCTGCATGGCCGTCTCGGTCGCGGTGCCCGTCGGTGAGCAGACGGCCGACCGGCTCGTCGCCGCACTGCGCGAGCGCATGGGGAGCCTGCGTCTGGGCGCCTCCGATGACGGGTCCGCCGACTTCGGACCGGTGGTCACCCGGGCGGCGAAGGAGCGCATCGAGGAGCTGATCGGCGCGGGCGAAGCCGAGGGGGCCGAGCTGCTCGTCGACGGCCGCGGGGCCCGCGTCGCCGGGCACGAGGACGGCTTCTACGTCGGGGCGACCCTCTTCGACCGGGTCACCCCGCAGATGCGGGTCTACCGCGAGGAGGTCTTCGGTCCGGTGCTCTGCGTCGTGCGCGCTGCGGACTACGAGGAGGCCCTGCGCCTGCCCAGTGAGCACGAATTCGGCAACGGCGTCTCGATCTTCACGTCCGACGGCGGCGCGGCCCGGGACTTCGCGACCCGGGTGAACGTCGGGATGGTCGGCGTGAACGTGCCGATCCCGGTCCCGATCGCCTACTACAGCTTCGGCGGGTGGAAGGCCTCCGGCTTCGGCGATCTGAACCAGTACGGCACCGACGGGCTGAAGTTCTACACCAAGACGAAGACCGTCACGACCCGCTGGCCCTCCGGCGTGCGCGAAGGAGCGTCCTTCGTCATGCCGCGGGGAAGCTGA
- a CDS encoding AMP-binding protein yields the protein MTVTDQLRQARDLLVRHQQDWDAARAEFRWPRFEEFNFATDWFDALAADPQRADADALVIVEEDGRTLRRTYAELAESSRRVATWLRQQGVERGHRVILMLGNQVELWESMLACIRIGAVMVPTTTQMTPIDLQDRVDRAEARWAVANAENLAKFEDVTGECTLIHVPGVYAEGDDRQVPRIPGRTVLSYSEASQADPDGGHLDRPTAADETLLLYFTSGTTSKPKLVEHTHTSYPVGHLSTVYWIGLQPGDVHLNVASPGWAKHAWSTVFAPWLAEATIFVVNFRKFEAATLMSAMGDGGVTSICAPPTVWRMLITADLAQLTTPPLKAISAGEPLNAEVIDQVHRAWGVTIRDGFGQTETTLQIANTPGARMKIGGMGRPLPGYEIVLIDPVTGQQAEEGEICVRLDPRPVGVLKSYYGNAEKTAEVFRDGLYHTGDIASRDENGVYTYVGRADDVFKSSDYKVSPFELESVLVEHPAVLESAIVPTPDQMRLAVPKAFVTLAPGHEPNEETARRILQFAVDRLPPYKRIRRIEFRELPKTISGKVRRVELRREEVKRHGGEQLGGVEYREEDLGIRRPSRG from the coding sequence ATGACCGTCACCGATCAGCTGCGCCAGGCCCGCGACCTGCTCGTGCGGCATCAGCAGGACTGGGATGCCGCGCGCGCGGAGTTCCGGTGGCCGCGCTTCGAGGAGTTCAACTTCGCCACCGACTGGTTCGACGCGCTCGCTGCGGACCCGCAACGCGCCGACGCCGACGCCCTCGTGATCGTCGAGGAGGACGGTCGCACGCTGCGCCGCACCTATGCGGAGCTCGCCGAATCCTCGCGCCGCGTCGCCACGTGGCTGCGACAGCAGGGCGTCGAGCGTGGGCATCGGGTGATTCTGATGCTCGGCAACCAGGTGGAGCTGTGGGAGTCGATGCTCGCGTGCATCCGCATCGGCGCCGTCATGGTGCCGACCACGACGCAGATGACCCCGATCGATCTGCAGGACCGCGTCGACCGGGCCGAGGCGCGGTGGGCGGTGGCGAACGCGGAGAACCTGGCGAAGTTCGAGGATGTGACGGGGGAGTGCACGCTCATTCATGTGCCGGGGGTCTACGCGGAGGGCGACGACCGGCAGGTCCCGCGGATTCCGGGCCGCACCGTCCTGAGCTACAGCGAGGCCTCCCAGGCTGACCCCGATGGCGGCCACCTGGACCGACCGACCGCCGCCGACGAGACGCTGCTGCTGTACTTCACCTCAGGCACCACGTCGAAGCCCAAGCTCGTCGAGCACACGCACACCTCGTACCCCGTCGGCCACCTGTCCACGGTCTACTGGATCGGACTGCAGCCCGGCGATGTGCACCTCAACGTGGCCTCGCCGGGCTGGGCGAAGCATGCCTGGTCCACCGTGTTCGCCCCGTGGCTCGCCGAGGCCACGATCTTCGTGGTGAACTTCCGCAAGTTCGAGGCCGCCACGCTCATGTCGGCCATGGGCGATGGAGGAGTCACCAGCATCTGCGCTCCGCCGACGGTCTGGCGCATGCTCATCACGGCGGATCTGGCTCAGCTGACGACACCGCCGCTGAAGGCGATCTCCGCGGGCGAGCCGCTCAACGCCGAGGTGATCGATCAGGTGCACAGGGCGTGGGGCGTGACGATCCGGGACGGCTTCGGACAGACGGAGACGACCCTGCAGATCGCCAACACACCGGGCGCACGCATGAAGATCGGCGGCATGGGGCGGCCCCTGCCCGGCTACGAGATTGTGCTGATCGACCCCGTGACGGGGCAGCAGGCCGAGGAGGGTGAGATCTGCGTGCGGCTCGACCCGCGCCCCGTCGGCGTGCTGAAGTCCTACTACGGGAACGCGGAGAAGACCGCTGAGGTCTTCCGTGACGGGCTCTACCACACCGGCGACATCGCCTCGCGCGACGAGAACGGCGTCTACACCTATGTGGGCCGCGCGGACGACGTCTTCAAGTCCTCGGACTACAAGGTCTCGCCGTTCGAGCTCGAGTCCGTGCTCGTCGAGCACCCGGCCGTCCTGGAGAGCGCGATCGTGCCCACGCCCGATCAGATGCGTCTGGCCGTGCCGAAGGCCTTCGTGACGCTCGCCCCCGGGCACGAGCCGAACGAGGAGACAGCCCGGCGGATCCTGCAGTTCGCGGTCGATCGGCTGCCGCCGTACAAGCGCATCCGCCGCATCGAGTTCCGGGAGCTGCCGAAGACGATCTCCGGCAAGGTGCGGCGCGTGGAGCTGCGCCGCGAAGAGGTCAAACGGCACGGCGGTGAGCAGCTCGGCGGCGTGGAGTACCGGGAAGAGGACTTGGGGATCCGACGCCCGTCGCGGGGCTGA